One Salvia splendens isolate huo1 chromosome 12, SspV2, whole genome shotgun sequence genomic window carries:
- the LOC121759076 gene encoding premnaspirodiene oxygenase-like codes for MARTVLKDLDPSFADRVQNVANRIMWYDGRDIASSPYGDYWRQMIKLCINDLLSPKMVRLFQSIREEESGRLVNSLRESCGGTVNLSEKLFSYSSSITCRAAFGSVSVDSEALIKMMVDSMKMVGGFEMADMFPSSRIICALSWRKVRLMKAMRHKLHRILDDIIDHHRRNRAESGGRRFKDEDLVDVFLKAKEEEELKFPIDNHNIKVVLFDAFTSGTDTSAAAIDWTMVELMRHPRLMAKVQAEIRQALKENNEQEKDLKYLKLVIKETLRLHPPAPMLPKACNKEHVINGYTIQAGSMVMVNIWAKQRDPRYWKDSEMFNPERFESEDLNFVGSDFKYLPFGFGRSMCPGLTFGLASAESALVQLL; via the exons ATGGCGAGAACAGTACTTAAAGATCTCGACCCAAGCTTCGCTGACCGCGTGCAGAACGTGGCCAACAGGATCATGTGGTACGACGGCAGAGACATCGCCTCCAGCCCCTACGGAGACTACTGGCGCCAGATGATAAAGCTCTGCATCAACGACCTTCTTAGCCCGAAAATGGTGCGCTTGTTCCAATCCATCCGCGAAGAGGAGTCCGGTCGATTAGTCAATTCGTTGCGCGAATCTTGTGGAGGCACTGTCAATTTATCGGAGAAGTTGTTTTCGTATTCGAGCTCCATTACTTGCCGCGCTGCCTTCGGTAGCGTGAGCGTGGACAGTGAGGCGTTGATTAAGATGATGGTGGATTCGATGAAGATGGTCGGAGGCTTTGAGATGGCGGATATGTTCCCGTCGTCTAGAATCATCTGCGCGTTGAGCTGGAGGAAGGTGCGGCTCATGAAGGCGATGCGGCACAAGCTCCATCGGATTCTTGATGATATTATCGATCACCACAGAAGGAACCGAGCGGAATCCGGTGGCCGGAGATTCAAGGATGAGGATTTGGTTGATGTGTTCCTTAAGGCTAaggaagaagaggagctcaAGTTTCCAATTGATAACCACAACATAAAGGTTGTGTTGTTT GATGCGTTCACTTCTGGAACTGATACTTCCGCGGCAGCTATTGACTGGACCATGGTAGAGCTGATGAGGCACCCTCGACTGATGGCCAAGGTACAAGCTGAAATAAGACAAGCACTAAAAGAGAACAATGAACAAGAAAAGGATCTAAAATATCTAAAACTCGTGATCAAAGAGACTCTGAGGCTGCACCCTCCGGCTCCAATGCTGCCTAAAGCTTGCAACAAGGAACACGTGATCAACGGATACACCATACAGGCTGGATCTATGGTGATGGTCAATATTTGGGCCAAGCAAAGGGACCCGAGATATTGGAAAGATTCGGAGATGTTTAATCCCGAGAGGTTCGAGAGTGAAGATCTGAATTTCGTAGGCAGTGATTTTAAATACTTGCCATTTGGATTCGGTAGGAGTATGTGCCCCGGGTTGACGTTCGGTTTGGCTTCTGCTGAGTCGGCTCTTGTCCAACTACTCTAA